One region of Oryza sativa Japonica Group chromosome 10, ASM3414082v1 genomic DNA includes:
- the LOC4348485 gene encoding calmodulin-binding transcription activator 3 isoform X1 — translation MAAAADARRFAVVPQLDIAQILKEAQQRWLRPAEICEILKNYKSFRIAPEPPNRPQSGSLFLFDRKVLRYFRKDGHNWRKKKDGKTVKEAHERLKSGSIDVLHCYYAHGEENENFQRRTYWMLEEDFMHIVLVHYLETKGGKSRTRGNNDMHQAAVMDSPLSQLPSQTIDGESSLSGQFSEYEEAESADVYSGGTGYHSFTQMQQQQNGIGPVTDASMFSSRVSASSIGNYQGQHAMGHTTNFYSSSQHDSPLVLSDPNLELANNGHESLWNGVMKPDEGTVQMTHLQPPVHPEQGMFTTEGQGVEYLTFDEVYSDGLSLKDIGAAGADVEPFWQLSSATADISATENSVQQNDGSLGAAIGFPFLKTQSSNLSDILKDSFKKSDSFTRWMSKELLDVEDSQIQSSSGAYWNTEEADSIIEASSREPLDQFTVAPMVLQDQLFSIVDFSPSWTYAGSKTKVLVTGRFLHANEVTERCKWSCMFGEVEIQAEISADGTLRCYSPPHKPGRVPFYVTCSNRLACSEVREFEFRPSDSQYMDAPSPLGATNKVYFQIRLDNLLSLGPDVYQATITNPSKEMIDLSKKISSLLANNDEWSKLLKLADDNEPLSHDQQDQYAENLIKEKLHVWLLHKVGDGGKGPSVLDDEGLGVLHLAAALGYDWAIRPTVTAGVNINFRDFHGWTALHWAAFCGRERTVVALIALGAAPGALTDPHPNYPAESTPADLASANGHKGISGFLAESSLTSHLQALNLKEANMSEISGLPGIGDVTERNASQPAIGDSLGAVRNAAQAAARIYQVFRVQSFQRKQAVQYEGDKGGISDEHALSLLSMKPSKSGQLDPLHAAASRIQNKYRGWKGRKEFLLFRQRIVKIQAHVRGHQVRKHYRKIVWSVGIVEKVILRWRRRRAGLRGFRPTEGAIESSSGGTSSNLVKDKPAGDDYDFLQEGRKQTEERLQKALARVKSMVQYPEARDQYQRILNVVSKMQESQTVQEKILDESTEMDEGDFMSEFKELWDDDTPLPGYF, via the exons atggcggcggcggcggacgcgcggCGCTTCGCGGTCGTGCCGCAGCTAG ATATTGCGCAGATACTGAAGGAGGCTCAACAACGATGGTTGCGTCCTGCTGAAATTTGCGAAATACTTAAAAACTACAAAAGTTTCCGTATTGCACCAGAACCACCAAACAGGCCTCAAA GTGGCTCGCTTTTCCTATTTGATCGGAAAGTATTGAGATACTTTAGGAAGGACGGCCATAATTGGAGGAAGAAAAAGGATGGAAAGACTGTCAAAGAAGCACATGAAAGGCTGAAA TCTGGAAGTATTGATGTGCTTCACTGCTACTATGCACATGGAGAAGAGAATGAGAACTTCCAAAGGAGGACTTACTGGATGTTGGAAGA GGATTTTATGCACATTGTTCTTGTACATTATCTTGAGACCAAG GGTGGGAAATCTCGTACTAGGGGCAACAATGACATGCATCAAGCAGCTGTTATGGATAGTCCATTAAGTCAATTACCTTCACAAACTATAGATGGTGAAAGCTCACTTAGTGGACAGTTCTCTGAATATGAAGAGGCAGAATCAG CAGATGTTTATTCAGGAGGAACCGGATACCACTCTTTCActcagatgcagcagcagcaaaatgGAATTGGACCTGTGACTGATGCTTCTATGTTCAGTTCTCGTGTTTCTGCTTCATCCATAG GTAATTATCAGGGACAACATGCTATGGGACATACAACAAACTTCTATTCTAGTAGTCAACATGATTCACCTCTTGTTCTCAGTGATCCAAACCTTGAACTTGCAAATAATGGACATGAGTCATTGTGGAATGGGGTTATGAAACCTGATGAAGGGACTGTTCAAATGACTCATCTACAACCTCCTGTTCATCCTGAGCAAGGCATGTTCACCACAGAAGGCCAAGGGGTTGAATATTTGACATTCGATGAAGTATATTCTGATGGACTCAGTCTGAAGGATATAGGTGCTGCAGGTGCTGATGTAGAACCATTCTGGCAG CTCTCTAGTGCTACTGCTGATATATCTGCAACAGAGAACAGCGTCCAACAAAATGATGGATCTCTAGGGGCAGCTATTGGCTTCCCATTTTTGAAAACTCAGTCATCCAATCTATCTGACATCCTGAAAGACAGCTTTAagaaatctgacagttttacaAGATGGATGAGCAAAGAGCTTCTTGATGTTGAGGATTCGCAAATTCAGTCTAGCTCAGGGGCATACTGGAACACTGAAGAGGCAGATAGTATCATCGAAGCATCAAGCCGTGAGCCACTGGATCAGTTCACCGTGGCCCCTATGGTTTTGCAAGACCAGCTATTCAGTATAGTTGATTTTTCGCCAAGCTGGACATATGCAGGCTCGAAGACCAAG GTTTTAGTTACTGGTAGATTCTTACATGCTAATGAAGTCACGGAGAGATGCAAGTGGTCATGCATGTTTGGAGAAGTTGAAATTCAAGCGGAGATTTCAGCAGATGGGACTCTTCGATGTTATTCTCCCCCGCATAAACCAGGCAGAGTCCCTTTCTATGTCACCTGTTCCAACAGGTTAGCCTGTAGTGAAGTACGTGAGTTTGAATTTCGACCAAGTGACTCTCAATACATGGATGCTCCTAGCCCGCTTGGTGCAACCAACAAAGTTTATTTCCAGATACGTCTTGACAACCTATTGTCCCTGGGGCCAGATGTGTACCAAGCTACTATAACTAACCCCAGTAAGGAGATGATCGACTTGAGCAAGAAGATTAGTTCACTGTTGGCAAACAATGATGAGTGGTCCAAGTTACTTAAATTGGCTGATGATAATGAGCCTCTTAGCCATGATCAGCAGGATCAGTATGCTGAAAACTTAATTAAGGAAAAATTGCATGTCTGGCTTCTCCATAAAGTAGGCGATGGTGGCAAAGGACCCAGTGTGTTAGATGATGAGGGGCTGGGTGTTCTTCATCTTGCAGCTGCCCTTGGTTATGATTGGGCCATAAGGCCAACTGTTACTGCTGGTGTGAACATAAATTTCAGAGATTTTCATGGATGGACTGCATTACATTGGGCTGCATTTTGTGGCAG AGAACGGACTGTAGTAGCACTTATTGCACTGGGAGCAGCTCCTGGAGCTTTGACAGATCCACATCCTAATTACCCTGCTGAAAGCACACCAGCAGACCTTGCATCTGCTAACGGACATAAGGGCATCTCTGGTTTCCTGGCAGAGTCCTCTCTGACAAGTCATCTTCAAGCCCTCAATCTGAAGGAAGCCAATATGTCTGAAATATCTGGTCTACCTGGTATTGGAGATGTAACTGAGAGAAATGCATCTCAGCCTGCAATTGGAGATTCCTTAGGTGCTGTTCGAAATGCCGCTCAAGCTGCTGCTCGAATATATCAAGTTTTCAGGGTGCAATCCTTCCAGAGGAAACAAGCGGTCCAATATGAGGGTGACAAAGGTGGCATATCGGACGAACACGCACTTTCACTCCTGTCTATGAAGCCATCCAAGTCAGGCCAGCTTGATCCCCTGCATGCTGCAGCATCTCgtatacaaaataaatataggGGATGGAAGGGGAGAAAGGAATTTCTTCTCTTCAGACAACGAATTGTGAAGATCCAG GCTCATGTGCGAGGCCACCAGGTGAGGAAGCATTATCGGAAAATAGTTTGGTCTGTTGGGATAGTGGAGAAAGTTATATTGCGCTGGAGGCGAAGAAGGGCTGGGTTACGTGGTTTTAGGCCTACAGAAGGTGCAATAGAGAGCAGCAGTGGTGGCACAAGTAGCAATTTGGTCAAAGATAAACCTGCTGGAGATGATTATGATTTCTTGCAAGAAGGACGGAAGCAAACTGAAGAAAGGCTGCAGAAAGCTCTTGCCAGAGTGAAGTCCATGGTTCAATACCCAGAAGCAAGGGATCAGTACCAAAGGATTTTGAATGTTGTTTCGAAAATGCAAGAGTCTCAG ACCGTGCAAGAAAAGATTTTAGACGAATCAACCGAGATGGATGAAGGTGATTTCATGAGTGAATTCAAGGAGCTGTGGGATGATGATACACCACTCCCTGGTTATTTCTAG
- the LOC4348485 gene encoding calmodulin-binding transcription activator 3 isoform X2, translating to MAAAADARRFAVVPQLDIAQILKEAQQRWLRPAEICEILKNYKSFRIAPEPPNRPQSGSLFLFDRKVLRYFRKDGHNWRKKKDGKTVKEAHERLKSGSIDVLHCYYAHGEENENFQRRTYWMLEEDFMHIVLVHYLETKGGKSRTRGNNDMHQAAVMDSPLSQLPSQTIDGESSLSGQFSEYEEAESDVYSGGTGYHSFTQMQQQQNGIGPVTDASMFSSRVSASSIGNYQGQHAMGHTTNFYSSSQHDSPLVLSDPNLELANNGHESLWNGVMKPDEGTVQMTHLQPPVHPEQGMFTTEGQGVEYLTFDEVYSDGLSLKDIGAAGADVEPFWQLSSATADISATENSVQQNDGSLGAAIGFPFLKTQSSNLSDILKDSFKKSDSFTRWMSKELLDVEDSQIQSSSGAYWNTEEADSIIEASSREPLDQFTVAPMVLQDQLFSIVDFSPSWTYAGSKTKVLVTGRFLHANEVTERCKWSCMFGEVEIQAEISADGTLRCYSPPHKPGRVPFYVTCSNRLACSEVREFEFRPSDSQYMDAPSPLGATNKVYFQIRLDNLLSLGPDVYQATITNPSKEMIDLSKKISSLLANNDEWSKLLKLADDNEPLSHDQQDQYAENLIKEKLHVWLLHKVGDGGKGPSVLDDEGLGVLHLAAALGYDWAIRPTVTAGVNINFRDFHGWTALHWAAFCGRERTVVALIALGAAPGALTDPHPNYPAESTPADLASANGHKGISGFLAESSLTSHLQALNLKEANMSEISGLPGIGDVTERNASQPAIGDSLGAVRNAAQAAARIYQVFRVQSFQRKQAVQYEGDKGGISDEHALSLLSMKPSKSGQLDPLHAAASRIQNKYRGWKGRKEFLLFRQRIVKIQAHVRGHQVRKHYRKIVWSVGIVEKVILRWRRRRAGLRGFRPTEGAIESSSGGTSSNLVKDKPAGDDYDFLQEGRKQTEERLQKALARVKSMVQYPEARDQYQRILNVVSKMQESQTVQEKILDESTEMDEGDFMSEFKELWDDDTPLPGYF from the exons atggcggcggcggcggacgcgcggCGCTTCGCGGTCGTGCCGCAGCTAG ATATTGCGCAGATACTGAAGGAGGCTCAACAACGATGGTTGCGTCCTGCTGAAATTTGCGAAATACTTAAAAACTACAAAAGTTTCCGTATTGCACCAGAACCACCAAACAGGCCTCAAA GTGGCTCGCTTTTCCTATTTGATCGGAAAGTATTGAGATACTTTAGGAAGGACGGCCATAATTGGAGGAAGAAAAAGGATGGAAAGACTGTCAAAGAAGCACATGAAAGGCTGAAA TCTGGAAGTATTGATGTGCTTCACTGCTACTATGCACATGGAGAAGAGAATGAGAACTTCCAAAGGAGGACTTACTGGATGTTGGAAGA GGATTTTATGCACATTGTTCTTGTACATTATCTTGAGACCAAG GGTGGGAAATCTCGTACTAGGGGCAACAATGACATGCATCAAGCAGCTGTTATGGATAGTCCATTAAGTCAATTACCTTCACAAACTATAGATGGTGAAAGCTCACTTAGTGGACAGTTCTCTGAATATGAAGAGGCAGAATCAG ATGTTTATTCAGGAGGAACCGGATACCACTCTTTCActcagatgcagcagcagcaaaatgGAATTGGACCTGTGACTGATGCTTCTATGTTCAGTTCTCGTGTTTCTGCTTCATCCATAG GTAATTATCAGGGACAACATGCTATGGGACATACAACAAACTTCTATTCTAGTAGTCAACATGATTCACCTCTTGTTCTCAGTGATCCAAACCTTGAACTTGCAAATAATGGACATGAGTCATTGTGGAATGGGGTTATGAAACCTGATGAAGGGACTGTTCAAATGACTCATCTACAACCTCCTGTTCATCCTGAGCAAGGCATGTTCACCACAGAAGGCCAAGGGGTTGAATATTTGACATTCGATGAAGTATATTCTGATGGACTCAGTCTGAAGGATATAGGTGCTGCAGGTGCTGATGTAGAACCATTCTGGCAG CTCTCTAGTGCTACTGCTGATATATCTGCAACAGAGAACAGCGTCCAACAAAATGATGGATCTCTAGGGGCAGCTATTGGCTTCCCATTTTTGAAAACTCAGTCATCCAATCTATCTGACATCCTGAAAGACAGCTTTAagaaatctgacagttttacaAGATGGATGAGCAAAGAGCTTCTTGATGTTGAGGATTCGCAAATTCAGTCTAGCTCAGGGGCATACTGGAACACTGAAGAGGCAGATAGTATCATCGAAGCATCAAGCCGTGAGCCACTGGATCAGTTCACCGTGGCCCCTATGGTTTTGCAAGACCAGCTATTCAGTATAGTTGATTTTTCGCCAAGCTGGACATATGCAGGCTCGAAGACCAAG GTTTTAGTTACTGGTAGATTCTTACATGCTAATGAAGTCACGGAGAGATGCAAGTGGTCATGCATGTTTGGAGAAGTTGAAATTCAAGCGGAGATTTCAGCAGATGGGACTCTTCGATGTTATTCTCCCCCGCATAAACCAGGCAGAGTCCCTTTCTATGTCACCTGTTCCAACAGGTTAGCCTGTAGTGAAGTACGTGAGTTTGAATTTCGACCAAGTGACTCTCAATACATGGATGCTCCTAGCCCGCTTGGTGCAACCAACAAAGTTTATTTCCAGATACGTCTTGACAACCTATTGTCCCTGGGGCCAGATGTGTACCAAGCTACTATAACTAACCCCAGTAAGGAGATGATCGACTTGAGCAAGAAGATTAGTTCACTGTTGGCAAACAATGATGAGTGGTCCAAGTTACTTAAATTGGCTGATGATAATGAGCCTCTTAGCCATGATCAGCAGGATCAGTATGCTGAAAACTTAATTAAGGAAAAATTGCATGTCTGGCTTCTCCATAAAGTAGGCGATGGTGGCAAAGGACCCAGTGTGTTAGATGATGAGGGGCTGGGTGTTCTTCATCTTGCAGCTGCCCTTGGTTATGATTGGGCCATAAGGCCAACTGTTACTGCTGGTGTGAACATAAATTTCAGAGATTTTCATGGATGGACTGCATTACATTGGGCTGCATTTTGTGGCAG AGAACGGACTGTAGTAGCACTTATTGCACTGGGAGCAGCTCCTGGAGCTTTGACAGATCCACATCCTAATTACCCTGCTGAAAGCACACCAGCAGACCTTGCATCTGCTAACGGACATAAGGGCATCTCTGGTTTCCTGGCAGAGTCCTCTCTGACAAGTCATCTTCAAGCCCTCAATCTGAAGGAAGCCAATATGTCTGAAATATCTGGTCTACCTGGTATTGGAGATGTAACTGAGAGAAATGCATCTCAGCCTGCAATTGGAGATTCCTTAGGTGCTGTTCGAAATGCCGCTCAAGCTGCTGCTCGAATATATCAAGTTTTCAGGGTGCAATCCTTCCAGAGGAAACAAGCGGTCCAATATGAGGGTGACAAAGGTGGCATATCGGACGAACACGCACTTTCACTCCTGTCTATGAAGCCATCCAAGTCAGGCCAGCTTGATCCCCTGCATGCTGCAGCATCTCgtatacaaaataaatataggGGATGGAAGGGGAGAAAGGAATTTCTTCTCTTCAGACAACGAATTGTGAAGATCCAG GCTCATGTGCGAGGCCACCAGGTGAGGAAGCATTATCGGAAAATAGTTTGGTCTGTTGGGATAGTGGAGAAAGTTATATTGCGCTGGAGGCGAAGAAGGGCTGGGTTACGTGGTTTTAGGCCTACAGAAGGTGCAATAGAGAGCAGCAGTGGTGGCACAAGTAGCAATTTGGTCAAAGATAAACCTGCTGGAGATGATTATGATTTCTTGCAAGAAGGACGGAAGCAAACTGAAGAAAGGCTGCAGAAAGCTCTTGCCAGAGTGAAGTCCATGGTTCAATACCCAGAAGCAAGGGATCAGTACCAAAGGATTTTGAATGTTGTTTCGAAAATGCAAGAGTCTCAG ACCGTGCAAGAAAAGATTTTAGACGAATCAACCGAGATGGATGAAGGTGATTTCATGAGTGAATTCAAGGAGCTGTGGGATGATGATACACCACTCCCTGGTTATTTCTAG
- the LOC4348485 gene encoding calmodulin-binding transcription activator 3 isoform X3 has protein sequence MQQQQNGIGPVTDASMFSSRVSASSIGNYQGQHAMGHTTNFYSSSQHDSPLVLSDPNLELANNGHESLWNGVMKPDEGTVQMTHLQPPVHPEQGMFTTEGQGVEYLTFDEVYSDGLSLKDIGAAGADVEPFWQLSSATADISATENSVQQNDGSLGAAIGFPFLKTQSSNLSDILKDSFKKSDSFTRWMSKELLDVEDSQIQSSSGAYWNTEEADSIIEASSREPLDQFTVAPMVLQDQLFSIVDFSPSWTYAGSKTKVLVTGRFLHANEVTERCKWSCMFGEVEIQAEISADGTLRCYSPPHKPGRVPFYVTCSNRLACSEVREFEFRPSDSQYMDAPSPLGATNKVYFQIRLDNLLSLGPDVYQATITNPSKEMIDLSKKISSLLANNDEWSKLLKLADDNEPLSHDQQDQYAENLIKEKLHVWLLHKVGDGGKGPSVLDDEGLGVLHLAAALGYDWAIRPTVTAGVNINFRDFHGWTALHWAAFCGRERTVVALIALGAAPGALTDPHPNYPAESTPADLASANGHKGISGFLAESSLTSHLQALNLKEANMSEISGLPGIGDVTERNASQPAIGDSLGAVRNAAQAAARIYQVFRVQSFQRKQAVQYEGDKGGISDEHALSLLSMKPSKSGQLDPLHAAASRIQNKYRGWKGRKEFLLFRQRIVKIQAHVRGHQVRKHYRKIVWSVGIVEKVILRWRRRRAGLRGFRPTEGAIESSSGGTSSNLVKDKPAGDDYDFLQEGRKQTEERLQKALARVKSMVQYPEARDQYQRILNVVSKMQESQTVQEKILDESTEMDEGDFMSEFKELWDDDTPLPGYF, from the exons atgcagcagcagcaaaatgGAATTGGACCTGTGACTGATGCTTCTATGTTCAGTTCTCGTGTTTCTGCTTCATCCATAG GTAATTATCAGGGACAACATGCTATGGGACATACAACAAACTTCTATTCTAGTAGTCAACATGATTCACCTCTTGTTCTCAGTGATCCAAACCTTGAACTTGCAAATAATGGACATGAGTCATTGTGGAATGGGGTTATGAAACCTGATGAAGGGACTGTTCAAATGACTCATCTACAACCTCCTGTTCATCCTGAGCAAGGCATGTTCACCACAGAAGGCCAAGGGGTTGAATATTTGACATTCGATGAAGTATATTCTGATGGACTCAGTCTGAAGGATATAGGTGCTGCAGGTGCTGATGTAGAACCATTCTGGCAG CTCTCTAGTGCTACTGCTGATATATCTGCAACAGAGAACAGCGTCCAACAAAATGATGGATCTCTAGGGGCAGCTATTGGCTTCCCATTTTTGAAAACTCAGTCATCCAATCTATCTGACATCCTGAAAGACAGCTTTAagaaatctgacagttttacaAGATGGATGAGCAAAGAGCTTCTTGATGTTGAGGATTCGCAAATTCAGTCTAGCTCAGGGGCATACTGGAACACTGAAGAGGCAGATAGTATCATCGAAGCATCAAGCCGTGAGCCACTGGATCAGTTCACCGTGGCCCCTATGGTTTTGCAAGACCAGCTATTCAGTATAGTTGATTTTTCGCCAAGCTGGACATATGCAGGCTCGAAGACCAAG GTTTTAGTTACTGGTAGATTCTTACATGCTAATGAAGTCACGGAGAGATGCAAGTGGTCATGCATGTTTGGAGAAGTTGAAATTCAAGCGGAGATTTCAGCAGATGGGACTCTTCGATGTTATTCTCCCCCGCATAAACCAGGCAGAGTCCCTTTCTATGTCACCTGTTCCAACAGGTTAGCCTGTAGTGAAGTACGTGAGTTTGAATTTCGACCAAGTGACTCTCAATACATGGATGCTCCTAGCCCGCTTGGTGCAACCAACAAAGTTTATTTCCAGATACGTCTTGACAACCTATTGTCCCTGGGGCCAGATGTGTACCAAGCTACTATAACTAACCCCAGTAAGGAGATGATCGACTTGAGCAAGAAGATTAGTTCACTGTTGGCAAACAATGATGAGTGGTCCAAGTTACTTAAATTGGCTGATGATAATGAGCCTCTTAGCCATGATCAGCAGGATCAGTATGCTGAAAACTTAATTAAGGAAAAATTGCATGTCTGGCTTCTCCATAAAGTAGGCGATGGTGGCAAAGGACCCAGTGTGTTAGATGATGAGGGGCTGGGTGTTCTTCATCTTGCAGCTGCCCTTGGTTATGATTGGGCCATAAGGCCAACTGTTACTGCTGGTGTGAACATAAATTTCAGAGATTTTCATGGATGGACTGCATTACATTGGGCTGCATTTTGTGGCAG AGAACGGACTGTAGTAGCACTTATTGCACTGGGAGCAGCTCCTGGAGCTTTGACAGATCCACATCCTAATTACCCTGCTGAAAGCACACCAGCAGACCTTGCATCTGCTAACGGACATAAGGGCATCTCTGGTTTCCTGGCAGAGTCCTCTCTGACAAGTCATCTTCAAGCCCTCAATCTGAAGGAAGCCAATATGTCTGAAATATCTGGTCTACCTGGTATTGGAGATGTAACTGAGAGAAATGCATCTCAGCCTGCAATTGGAGATTCCTTAGGTGCTGTTCGAAATGCCGCTCAAGCTGCTGCTCGAATATATCAAGTTTTCAGGGTGCAATCCTTCCAGAGGAAACAAGCGGTCCAATATGAGGGTGACAAAGGTGGCATATCGGACGAACACGCACTTTCACTCCTGTCTATGAAGCCATCCAAGTCAGGCCAGCTTGATCCCCTGCATGCTGCAGCATCTCgtatacaaaataaatataggGGATGGAAGGGGAGAAAGGAATTTCTTCTCTTCAGACAACGAATTGTGAAGATCCAG GCTCATGTGCGAGGCCACCAGGTGAGGAAGCATTATCGGAAAATAGTTTGGTCTGTTGGGATAGTGGAGAAAGTTATATTGCGCTGGAGGCGAAGAAGGGCTGGGTTACGTGGTTTTAGGCCTACAGAAGGTGCAATAGAGAGCAGCAGTGGTGGCACAAGTAGCAATTTGGTCAAAGATAAACCTGCTGGAGATGATTATGATTTCTTGCAAGAAGGACGGAAGCAAACTGAAGAAAGGCTGCAGAAAGCTCTTGCCAGAGTGAAGTCCATGGTTCAATACCCAGAAGCAAGGGATCAGTACCAAAGGATTTTGAATGTTGTTTCGAAAATGCAAGAGTCTCAG ACCGTGCAAGAAAAGATTTTAGACGAATCAACCGAGATGGATGAAGGTGATTTCATGAGTGAATTCAAGGAGCTGTGGGATGATGATACACCACTCCCTGGTTATTTCTAG
- the LOC136353535 gene encoding uncharacterized protein, whose amino-acid sequence MEDVALASSAAPPPPRCTPQPRRPRRHSPPPQHLRRPASPPPSSLLHPRLSPRRHARHSAALPPPVPPPRLPCLAAAASPSPPRHARLSAASPPPPPPRSPLPSSTPASRLAATLATLLPRLLRCPHRACPASPPPPRLLRPATLASPPPRLLRPRRARLSVAPRSRAAPAAARLLRSTCAALPHRRRLASSTPASRLAATLATLLPRLLRCPHRACPASPPPPRLLRPATLASPPPRLLRPRRARLSVAPRSRAAPAAARLLRSTCAALPHRRRLASSTPASRLAATLATLLPRLLRCPHRACPASPPPPRLLRPATLASPPPRLLRHRRARLSAAPTALVSPLPPLLSTAAAAASPRLAAADSACACCLGRRHQKEKRERQ is encoded by the exons ATGGAAGACgtcgcgctcgcctcctccgccgcacccccgccgccgcgctgcaccccgcagccgcgccgcccccgccgccactCGCCTCCTCCGCAGCACCTGCGCCGCCctgcctcaccgccgccgtctagcctcctccacccccgcctctcgcctcgccgccacgctcgccaCTCTGCTGCCTTGCCTCCTCCGGTGCCCCCACCGCGCCTGccttgcctcgccgccgccgcctcgccttctccgccccgccacgctcgcctctccgccgcctcgcctcctccgcccccgccgcgctcgcctctcc cctcctccacccccgcctctcgcctcgccgccacgctcgccactctgctgcctcgcctcctccggtgCCCCCACCGCGCCtgccctgcctcgccgccgccgcctcgccttctccgccccgccacgctcgcctctccgccgcctcgcctcctccgcccccgccgcgctcgcctctccGTCGCACcccgcagccgcgccgcccccgccgccgctcgcctcctccgcagCACCTGCGCCGCCctgcctcaccgccgccgcctagcctcctccacccccgcctctcgcctcgccgccacgctcgccactctgctgcctcgcctcctccggtgCCCCCACCGCGCCtgccctgcctcgccgccgccgcctcgccttctccgccccgccacgctcgcctctccgccgcctcgcctcctccgcccccgccgcgctcgcctctccGTCGCACcccgcagccgcgccgcccccgccgccgctcgcctcctccgcagCACCTGCGCCGCCctgcctcaccgccgccgcctagcctcctccacccccgcctctcgcctcgccgccacgctcgccactctgctgcctcgcctcctccggtgCCCCCACCGCGCCtgccctgcctcgccgccgccgcctcgccttctccgccccgccacgctcgcctctccgccgcctcgcctcctccgccaccgccgcgctcgcctctccgccgcccccaCCGCGCTCGTCTCTCCTCTGCCCCCGctgctctccaccgccgccgccgccgcctcgcctcgccttgcCGCTGCTGACTCCGCGTGCGCTTGTTGCCTCGGCCGTCGCCAtcagaaggagaagagggagagacaGTGA
- the LOC4348486 gene encoding uncharacterized protein — protein sequence MPPPPPPPLSAAGAGGGGGRRRWQKRLSPTLARDRCYTRAFRSAGLRPTAVPLPDGAVVHLWLPPAAPPAAALQPVLLLHGFGARATWQWAPFLRPLIAAGLAPFVPDLVFFGGSASPAADRSPAYQAACVAAAMAAVLPGAPQAQAQRYAVVGVSYGGFVAYHLAHAFPAAVERLVLVAAGVCLEEADLAAGLFAVEDIAEAASLLLPQRPEDLRRLVGLTFCRPPRFMPSCFIRDYIRVMCTENVKEKTELLHALINGKKLSDLPKINQQTLIIWGEQDRVFPLELGLRLKRHLGDTSELVIVKNAGHAINREKPAELCRLIKNCIADPSVKYRDGHKGSWKSAIKRFAGSSLRKVDSTRPLL from the exons atgccgccgccgccacctccgccgctgtccgccgccggcgccggcggcggcggcggccggaggcggtggCAGAAACGGCTGAGCCCCACACTCGCGCGGGACCGCTGCTACACCCGCGCCTTCCGCTCCGCGGGCCTCCGCCCCACCGCCGTCCCGCTCCCcgacggcgccgtcgtccaCCTCTGGCTgcccccggcggcgccgcccgcggcggcgctccagcccgtcctcctcctccacggctTCGGCGCGCGCGCCACCTGGCAGTGGGCGCCCTTCCTCCGCCCGCTCATCGCCGCGGGCCTCGCGCCGTTCGTCCCGGACCTCGTCTTCTTCGGCGgctccgcctcccccgccgccgaccgctCCCCGGCGTACCAGGCCGCCTGCGTcgccgcggccatggcggcggtgcTCCCGGGGGCCCCGCAGGCGCAGGCGCAGCGGTACGCCGTCGTCGGCGTCAGCTACGGGGGCTTCGTGGCGTACCACCTCGCCCACGCGTTCCCGGCCGCGGTGGAGCGGCTcgtgctcgtcgccgccggggtGTGCCTCGAGGAGGCCGACCTCGCCGCGGGGCTCTTCGCCGTGGAGGACATCGCGGAGGCGGCCAGCCTGCTGCTGCCGCAGCGGCCGGAGGATCTCAGGCGGCTGGTCGGGCTCACCTTTTGCCGCCCGCCGCGGTTCATGCCGTCCTGCTTCATCAGAGACTACATCAGG GTTATGTGCACTGAGAATGTCAAGGAAAAGACTGAGTTAttacatgctttgatcaatGGTAAGAAGCTTTCAGACCTTCCAAAAATTAACCAG CAAACCTTGATAATTTGGGGAGAGCAAGATCGGGTCTTTCCATTGGAACTTGGCCTACGGCTTAAGAG ACATTTGGGGGATACATCCGAGCTAGTCATTGTCAAGAACGCTGGACATGCCATAAACCGCGAAAAGCCAGCTGAGCTATGTAGACTTATAAAGAACTGTATCGCTGATCCGTCTGTCAAGTATCGAGATGGTCACAAG GGGTCCTGGAAGAGTGCGATAAAAAGGTTTGCTGGGTCGAGTCTGAGGAAGGTAGACTCTACCCGACCACTGTTATAA